A window of Rattus norvegicus strain BN/NHsdMcwi chromosome 14, GRCr8, whole genome shotgun sequence contains these coding sequences:
- the Rnf4 gene encoding E3 ubiquitin-protein ligase RNF4, with protein MSTRNPQRKRRGGAVNSRQTQKRTRETTSTPEISLEAEPIELVETVGDEIVDLTCESLEPVVVDLTHNDSVVIVEERRRPRRNGRRLRQDHADSCVVSSDDEELSKDKDVYVTTHTPRSTKDEGTTGLRPSGTVSCPICMDGYSEIVQNGRLIVSTECGHVFCSQCLRDSLKNANTCPTCRKKINHKRYHPIYI; from the exons ATGAGTACA AGAAATCCTCAAAGAAAGCGGCGTGGTGGAGCTGTGAATTCTAGACAAACCCAGAAGCGAACTCGGGAAACAACTTCAACCCCTGAGATTTCCTTGGAAGCAGAACCCATAGAACTTGTGGAAACCG tTGGAGATGAAATCGTGGACCTCACCTGTGAATCTTTAGAGCCTGTGGTTGTGGACCTGACTCACAATGACTCTGTTGTG ATTGTTGAAG aaaggagaaggccaaggAGAAATGGGAGGAGGTTGCGCCAAGACCATGCTGACAGCTGTGTGGTGAGCAGTGATGATGAAGAACTGTCTAAGGACAAAGATGTATACGTGACTACCCATACTCCTCGAAGCACCAAGGATGAAGGAACTACTGGACTTAG GCCCTCGGGCACCGTCAGTTGTCCGATCTGCATGGATGGATACTCTGAG ATTGTGCAGAATGGGCGTCTCATTGTTTCTACAGAATGTGGCCACGTCTTCTGTAGCCAGTGCCTCCGTGATTCCCTTAAGAATGCTAACACTTGCCCAACTTGTAGGAAAAAGATCAACCATAAACGGTACCATCCCATTTATATATGA
- the Rnf4 gene encoding E3 ubiquitin-protein ligase RNF4 isoform X1, translating to MSTRNPQRKRRGGAVNSRQTQKRTRETTSTPEISLEAEPIELVETVGDEIVDLTCESLEPVVVDLTHNDSVVVSIWKGEGQGEMGGGCAKTMLTAVW from the exons ATGAGTACA AGAAATCCTCAAAGAAAGCGGCGTGGTGGAGCTGTGAATTCTAGACAAACCCAGAAGCGAACTCGGGAAACAACTTCAACCCCTGAGATTTCCTTGGAAGCAGAACCCATAGAACTTGTGGAAACCG tTGGAGATGAAATCGTGGACCTCACCTGTGAATCTTTAGAGCCTGTGGTTGTGGACCTGACTCACAATGACTCTGTTGTGGTAAGCATTTGG aaaggagaaggccaaggAGAAATGGGAGGAGGTTGCGCCAAGACCATGCTGACAGCTGTGTGGTGA